One window of Eublepharis macularius isolate TG4126 chromosome 17, MPM_Emac_v1.0, whole genome shotgun sequence genomic DNA carries:
- the CAMK2N1 gene encoding calcium/calmodulin-dependent protein kinase II inhibitor 1, protein MSEVLPYSEEKLGPYGDGADVGQISFTCRLQDTNNFYAGGQTKRPPKLGQIGRSKCVVIEDDRIDDVLKNISEKPPPGV, encoded by the exons ATGTCGGAGGTGCTGCCCTACAGCGAGGAGAAGCTGGGGCCCTACGGCGATGGGGCGGACGTGGGGCAGATCTCCTtcacctgccgcttgcaagacaCCAACAACTTCTATGCCGGGGGGCAGACCAAGCGGCCCCCCAAGCTGGGCCAGATCGGCCGGAGCAAGTGTG TGGTGATTGAAGATGACCGAATTGACGATGTGCTCAAAAACATTTCCGAAAAGCCACCTCCGGGCGTTTAA
- the MUL1 gene encoding mitochondrial ubiquitin ligase activator of NFKB 1, whose amino-acid sequence MDAGGRPSTGQLILLATSSAVTAILYAIYRQKSKVVHSLKGAKKITLDQNLKSILMEAPGKCVPYAVIEGVVRSVKETLNSQFVENCKGVVQRLTLQEHKMVWNRTTHLWNDYEKIIHQRTNTVSFDLVPQEGGTDVAVKVLKPLDAAELSLETVYEKFHPSVQSFTDVIGHYISGERPKGIQETEEMLKVGVMLTGVGELVLDNNTIKLQPPKQGMRYYLSSQDFDSLLQKQESSVRLWKVLTVVFGFATCALFLFLLHRQYRRHREKRHLQQMSAAAGDTTSNTCVICLSDTRSCVFLECGHVCSCDKCYQALQKPPKCPICRHEITRVVPLYNS is encoded by the exons ATGGATGCAGGTGGACGTCCTTCGACTGGTCAACTCATTCTCCTGGCTACCAGCTCAGCTGTCACCGCAATTTTATATGCCATTTACAGACAAAAATCAAAGGTTGTTCACAGTCTGAAG GGAGCCAAAAAGATCACCCTAGACCAGAACTTGAAGTCTATTCTCATGGAAGCGCCTGGAAAGTGTGTCCCTTATGCGGTGATAGAAG GTGTTGTGCGATCCGTTAAGGAAACGCTTAACAGCCAGTTTGTGGAGAACTGCAAGGGTGTGGTTCAGAGGCTGACGCTGCAGGAACATAAGATGGTGTGGAACCGGACCACCCACCTCTG GAATGATTATGAAAAGATCATTCACCAGAGAACCAACACAGTGTCCTTTGACTTGGTGCCCCAGGAAGGTGGAACCGATGTCGCGGTGAAGGTATTGAAACCCCTGGATGCTGCTGAACTCAGCCTAGAGACAGTTTATGAAAAATTCCACCCCTCCGTGCAGTCCTTCACGGATGTGATTGGACATTACATCAGCGGGGAGCGTCCCAAGGGCATCCAGGAGACAGAAGAGATGCTGAAGGTGGGAGTGATGCTCACAGGTGTGGGGGAGCTAGTCCTGGACAATAACACCATCAAATTGCAGCCGCCCAAGCAGGGGATGCGGTATTACTTGAGCAGCCAGGATTTCGACTCCTTGCTTCAGAAGCAAGAATCCAGTGTCCGGCTCTGGAAAGTCCTGACGGTTGTTTTCGGCTTTGCCACCTGCGCCttgttcctcttcctcctgcacaggCAATACCGCCGCCACCGAGAGAAGCGGCACCTGCAGCAAATGAGTGCGGCAGCTGGCGACACAACCAGCAACACTTGCGTCATCTGCCTGAGCGACACCCGGTCTTGTGTCTTCCTCGAGTGCGGGCATGTTTGCTCGTGTGACAAATGCTACCAAGCGCTCCAGAAGCCCCCCAAGTGTCCCATTTGTAGACATGAAATCACAAGGGTTGTGCCACTGTATAACAGCTGA
- the LOC129344884 gene encoding basic phospholipase A2-like, which produces MQECNFTVEIAAQNGLGVGHENVMYEGLLVPAMKRLFLLVILVASVSDTINSSPLHFSRMIQRITGKNALIYFIGYGCYCGKEGKGKPRDKTDMCCYNHDCCYDSLYMQKCHPLIDHYTFTIVNDDVFCENGEKSGCPTRVCECDREASLCFRKASRTYNKSLHHYPDLWCRENPPKCPPGKGTMHEGLWKKKTLMLKKNFGALTKQKGTGGKGI; this is translated from the exons ATGCAGGAGTGCAATTTCACTGTCGAGATTGCCGCCCAAAACGGGTTGGGGGTGGGCCACGAAAATGTGATGTACGAAGGCCT GTTGGTCCCTGCTATGAAACGGCTTTTCCTCCTGGTTATCCTGGTTGCAAGTG TTTCTGACACAATTAATAGCAGCCCCCTCCACTTCAGCAGGATGATTCAAAGGATTACAGGGAAAAATGCTCTCATCTATTTCATCGGATACGGATGCTATTgcggaaaggaagggaagggaaagccaAGGGACAAGACAGACAT GTGCTGCTACAACCATGACTGCTGTTATGATAGTTTATATATGCAGAAGTGCCACCCACTGATTGATCACTACACCTTCACGATCGTCAATGATGATGTCTTCTGTG AGAACGGAGAGAAGTCCGGCTGTCCCACACGGGTGTGTGAATGCGACCGGGAAGCAAGCCTCTGTTTCAGGAAGGCAAGCAGGACCTACAACAAGTCCCTCCATCATTATCCTGACCTCTGGTGCAGGGAGAACCCTCCAAAATGTCCCCCTGGCAAAGGAACGATGCACGAAGGACTGTGGAAGAAAAAGACCCTTATGTTAAAGAAGAACTTTGGAGCTCTCACGAAACAGAAGGGAACTGGGGGGAAAGGAATTTGA